From Desulfatibacillum aliphaticivorans DSM 15576, the proteins below share one genomic window:
- a CDS encoding thiolase family protein — MAEREVVFVDAVRTAFGRMGGTIRDFTAAELAGICIKGLVDKTKIKEKAHVDTVMMGCAAHDSKAMNPARWSALYAGLGYETSASYVEMQCGSAIDSINHSAWKIKCNQADIIIAGGSEAYSQIPAKFSMSQQPYRLIPPMPLPQMLSPVEEECIGMGITAENLQKMYDVSREASDEFAYNSQMRSKMAWEKGYFEGEIVPVTIPATRKTPEFAFEKDEHPRFDTTLEGLAKLRPAFAKDGTVTAGNASGRNDGAAFVLMMSAEKAEELGYTPMARWVAGADYGVDPRIMGIGPAYAVVNMLKRTGLKISDMDVMECNEAFAVQNLAVIKEVEKQMGETIDMEKWNPMGGAIAYGHPNGASGARIGMFCMRELIRRGGRYGFFSSCCGGGLGVATLIENLQK, encoded by the coding sequence ATGGCTGAAAGAGAAGTCGTATTTGTGGACGCTGTTCGCACCGCTTTTGGACGCATGGGCGGAACCATTCGTGATTTTACCGCCGCCGAGTTGGCCGGCATTTGCATCAAAGGCCTTGTGGACAAAACCAAGATCAAGGAAAAGGCCCATGTTGACACGGTCATGATGGGTTGCGCCGCCCACGACTCCAAGGCAATGAACCCCGCACGGTGGTCCGCCCTTTACGCCGGACTGGGCTACGAAACCTCCGCATCTTACGTGGAAATGCAGTGCGGCTCTGCTATTGACAGCATCAACCACTCTGCATGGAAAATCAAGTGCAACCAGGCTGACATCATCATCGCCGGCGGCTCCGAAGCCTACAGCCAGATTCCGGCCAAATTCTCCATGTCCCAGCAGCCTTACCGCCTGATTCCGCCCATGCCGCTCCCCCAGATGCTTTCTCCGGTGGAGGAAGAGTGCATCGGCATGGGCATCACCGCTGAGAACCTGCAGAAAATGTACGACGTTTCCAGGGAAGCCTCGGACGAATTCGCTTACAACAGCCAGATGCGTTCCAAGATGGCTTGGGAAAAAGGCTACTTCGAAGGCGAAATCGTGCCCGTCACAATTCCGGCCACGCGCAAGACCCCGGAATTCGCTTTTGAAAAGGACGAGCATCCCCGTTTTGACACCACCCTGGAAGGCCTGGCCAAACTGCGCCCCGCCTTTGCCAAGGATGGTACGGTCACGGCCGGCAACGCTTCCGGCCGCAACGACGGCGCCGCCTTCGTGCTCATGATGTCCGCTGAAAAGGCCGAAGAGTTGGGATACACCCCCATGGCTCGCTGGGTCGCCGGCGCCGACTACGGCGTGGATCCCAGAATCATGGGCATCGGGCCGGCCTACGCAGTCGTCAATATGCTGAAACGCACCGGCCTCAAAATCTCCGATATGGACGTCATGGAATGCAACGAAGCATTCGCCGTCCAGAACCTGGCCGTCATCAAGGAAGTGGAAAAGCAAATGGGCGAAACCATCGACATGGAAAAATGGAACCCCATGGGCGGCGCTATTGCTTACGGCCATCCCAACGGAGCTTCCGGCGCCCGCATCGGCATGTTCTGCATGCGCGAACTCATCCGCAGGGGCGGACGCTACGGCTTCTTCTCATCCTGCTGCGGAGGCGGTCTGGGCGTCGCCACCCTGATTGAGAACTTGCAAAAATAA
- a CDS encoding 3-hydroxyacyl-CoA dehydrogenase family protein, which translates to MNIDDVKNICIIGAGNMGHQISLQCAIKGYNTTCFDISEEQLKKAEAFADSYLPGRVAKGKMSEDDAKAARARLRFTSDMADAAKDADYVIEAAVEVLALKRKIFADLDKMAPAHAILATNSSAIVSSRIADATSRPEKVLNLHFFNPALVMKLVEVVQGPHVSDETCQISMDLCTKLDKVAVHVKKEVNGFLLNRIFLRIYEEAQWMLEMGVASVEDIDKACVYGAGHPMGPFTLMDLTGIDLAYTMGMESFRVSGDPADLPRPQLVSHYTKGEYGQKTGKGWYDYSKK; encoded by the coding sequence ATGAATATCGATGACGTAAAGAATATTTGCATTATCGGCGCCGGCAACATGGGACACCAGATTTCCCTGCAATGCGCTATTAAAGGGTACAACACCACCTGCTTTGACATCTCTGAAGAACAATTGAAAAAGGCCGAAGCCTTTGCCGACTCTTACCTGCCCGGCCGCGTGGCCAAAGGCAAAATGAGCGAAGACGACGCCAAGGCCGCCCGCGCCCGCCTGCGCTTTACCAGCGATATGGCCGACGCCGCCAAGGACGCCGACTACGTAATTGAGGCGGCTGTGGAAGTTTTGGCCCTCAAACGCAAGATCTTCGCCGACCTGGACAAAATGGCCCCGGCCCACGCCATCCTGGCCACCAACTCCTCGGCTATCGTCAGCTCCCGCATTGCGGACGCCACCTCCAGGCCTGAAAAGGTGTTGAATCTCCATTTCTTCAACCCTGCCCTGGTCATGAAATTGGTGGAAGTGGTTCAAGGCCCCCACGTTTCCGATGAAACCTGCCAGATCTCCATGGATCTGTGCACCAAGCTGGATAAGGTCGCCGTGCACGTGAAGAAAGAAGTCAACGGCTTCCTGTTGAACCGCATTTTCCTCAGAATTTACGAAGAAGCCCAATGGATGCTGGAAATGGGCGTGGCCTCCGTGGAAGACATCGACAAAGCGTGCGTTTACGGCGCCGGCCATCCCATGGGCCCCTTCACCCTCATGGACCTCACCGGCATCGACCTGGCTTACACCATGGGCATGGAATCATTCAGGGTCAGCGGCGATCCCGCGGACCTGCCCAGGCCTCAATTGGTTTCCCATTATACCAAGGGCGAATATGGGCAGAAAACCGGCAAGGGTTGGTACGACTACTCCAAGAAATAA
- a CDS encoding enoyl-CoA hydratase/isomerase family protein, whose product MDLKYVLYSTEDGIAWIRLNRPDKLNALNHVVFDEIGQAVAAAAADDDVRVVVLTGSDKVFAAGADIEHMSKGTISDAFKLTDGSFRIQESLADIPKPTIAAISGYALGGGLELALCCDFRIASETAVVGLPEINLGIIPGGGGTQRLPRLINYSLAAEMVMTGGMVKAEKAERYGILNRVVPQDQLMDEVKKLASKLMSKSSVALRAAKTAMRKGLNVSLKDGLNIEQDLFCMLFGTEDQKEGMAAFLEKRKAEFKGK is encoded by the coding sequence ATGGACCTTAAATATGTCTTGTACAGCACGGAAGACGGCATCGCCTGGATCCGCCTGAACCGCCCCGACAAACTCAACGCCCTGAACCACGTGGTGTTCGACGAAATCGGACAGGCCGTAGCGGCCGCTGCCGCGGATGACGACGTTCGCGTGGTCGTCCTCACCGGCTCTGACAAGGTTTTTGCGGCGGGCGCCGACATCGAGCACATGTCCAAAGGGACGATTTCCGACGCATTCAAGCTTACGGACGGCTCTTTCAGAATTCAGGAAAGCCTGGCCGACATTCCCAAGCCCACCATCGCAGCCATTTCCGGCTACGCCCTGGGCGGCGGCCTGGAACTGGCCCTTTGCTGCGATTTTCGGATCGCCTCCGAGACCGCGGTCGTAGGTCTGCCTGAAATCAACCTGGGCATTATCCCGGGCGGCGGCGGCACCCAAAGGCTTCCCCGGCTGATCAACTACAGCCTGGCGGCTGAAATGGTCATGACCGGCGGCATGGTGAAGGCGGAAAAGGCCGAACGCTACGGCATTCTCAATCGCGTTGTGCCCCAGGACCAGCTGATGGACGAAGTCAAAAAGCTCGCAAGCAAGCTCATGAGCAAATCGTCCGTAGCCCTGCGGGCCGCCAAGACAGCCATGCGCAAAGGCCTGAACGTCTCCCTGAAAGACGGCCTTAACATCGAGCAGGACCTGTTCTGCATGCTGTTCGGCACCGAAGACCAGAAGGAAGGCATGGCCGCGTTCCTGGAAAAGCGCAAGGCCGAGTTTAAAGGCAAATAG
- a CDS encoding acyl-CoA dehydrogenase has protein sequence MAQVLADRRDIDFVLYEQLDMEQLTKTPVYKGMNRKLFDMMITEARNLAIKEILPTNADGDKIGVTFDNGEVLVPESFKKAFDLIREGDWTAMNEDPDLGGQGTPYLINFPTREYLWGGNYCLVNYATMGHGTGKMIEAFGSQKQKDLFLDKLYTAQWGGTMLLTEPEAGSDVGALTTTAVKNEDGTYSISGAKIFITNGEHQLTENIVHPVLARVEGAPEGTKGISIFIVPKYWVNEDGSMGDFNDVVCTGVEEKMGIHGSATCSLTLGGAGKCRGLLLGQECEGMKIMFHMMNDARLNVGFQAFTYASSAYLYACNYAKERIQGKDLTAGKNSPSVTIVNHPDIRRMLTWMKAHVDGMRSFIYYTASLFDWMKAEPDSDQAQNRQDLIDFFIPLVKGYSAQRSFDVCVNAMQVYGGYGYTKEYPIEQLLRDCKITSIYEGTDGIQAMDLLGRKLQMRGGALFQAFANEVNSCITAALEVPELSAMADRLANALACLGETAQSLSKNLATPLIKTSFASAFPFMEATGDVIMAWMLLWRSNIAVKAQEKAKSKDKAYYSGVIKTAEFFIYNVLPVALGKMDAMNEGNGAAIEIPDDCFGG, from the coding sequence ATGGCGCAGGTACTTGCAGACAGAAGAGATATAGACTTTGTCCTTTATGAGCAGCTTGACATGGAGCAGCTCACCAAGACGCCCGTCTACAAAGGCATGAACAGAAAACTGTTCGACATGATGATTACCGAAGCCAGAAACCTGGCCATCAAGGAAATCCTGCCCACCAACGCGGACGGCGATAAAATCGGCGTGACCTTCGACAACGGAGAGGTTCTGGTTCCGGAATCCTTTAAAAAAGCCTTTGACCTGATCCGGGAAGGCGACTGGACCGCCATGAACGAAGACCCGGACCTGGGCGGACAGGGCACGCCTTATCTCATCAACTTCCCCACCCGCGAATACCTGTGGGGAGGCAACTACTGTCTGGTCAACTACGCCACCATGGGCCACGGCACGGGCAAAATGATCGAGGCATTCGGCTCCCAGAAGCAAAAAGACCTTTTCCTGGATAAGCTGTACACCGCCCAATGGGGCGGCACCATGCTCCTGACCGAGCCCGAGGCGGGATCCGACGTGGGCGCGCTGACCACCACGGCGGTGAAAAACGAAGACGGCACGTATTCCATTTCCGGCGCCAAGATTTTCATCACCAACGGCGAACACCAGTTGACCGAAAACATCGTGCATCCGGTCCTGGCCAGGGTGGAGGGAGCGCCCGAAGGAACCAAGGGCATCTCCATTTTCATCGTGCCCAAGTACTGGGTGAACGAAGACGGCTCCATGGGCGATTTCAACGACGTGGTCTGCACCGGCGTGGAAGAAAAAATGGGCATCCACGGCAGCGCCACGTGCAGCCTGACTCTGGGCGGCGCCGGCAAATGCCGGGGCCTGCTTTTGGGCCAGGAATGCGAAGGCATGAAAATCATGTTCCACATGATGAACGACGCCCGCCTGAACGTGGGCTTCCAGGCCTTTACCTACGCCTCTTCCGCCTATTTATACGCCTGCAACTACGCCAAGGAAAGAATCCAGGGCAAAGACCTGACCGCAGGCAAAAACAGCCCCAGCGTTACTATTGTCAATCATCCCGACATCCGCCGCATGCTTACTTGGATGAAAGCCCACGTGGACGGGATGCGCTCCTTTATATATTACACCGCGTCCCTGTTCGATTGGATGAAAGCCGAGCCCGACTCCGACCAGGCGCAAAACCGTCAGGACCTCATTGACTTTTTCATCCCCCTGGTCAAAGGCTATTCCGCCCAGAGGAGCTTTGACGTGTGCGTCAACGCCATGCAGGTTTACGGAGGTTACGGCTACACCAAGGAATACCCCATCGAACAGCTTTTACGCGATTGCAAGATCACCTCCATTTACGAGGGCACGGACGGCATCCAGGCCATGGACCTTTTGGGCCGCAAGCTGCAGATGCGCGGAGGCGCCCTGTTTCAAGCATTCGCCAACGAAGTAAATAGCTGCATCACCGCCGCACTGGAAGTTCCGGAGCTCTCCGCCATGGCGGACCGTCTCGCAAACGCCTTGGCATGTTTGGGAGAAACCGCCCAGTCCTTATCCAAAAACCTTGCCACCCCCCTGATTAAAACGTCATTCGCTTCCGCTTTTCCGTTTATGGAGGCCACCGGCGACGTGATCATGGCATGGATGCTCTTATGGCGTTCCAATATAGCTGTAAAGGCCCAGGAAAAAGCCAAGAGCAAGGACAAAGCCTATTACTCCGGCGTAATTAAAACTGCGGAGTTCTTTATTTACAATGTGCTGCCCGTCGCCCTGGGCAAGATGGACGCCATGAACGAAGGAAACGGCGCAGCCATTGAGATTCCGGACGACTGCTTCGGAGGGTGA
- a CDS encoding patatin-like phospholipase family protein — MATDYSKNHIGKDRPFPRALIVEGGAMRGVFAAGVLDGFLAEGFNPFDLCLGVSAGAANLAAFLAEMPGRNLKVFTDYSLRPQFISLFRFLKCGHLMDLDWLWDITIKEVRLDLKTIMASGKEFIICLTDVNTGRAVYKRPGMDDLEEALKASSALPILYRGFPRIDNRACVDGGVADPIPIRQALKMGAKKIMVIRSRPKSYFKNEKFSQKILSRQLKNYPALAQAASHRVRRYNESIELIRKPPTGVWIQEICPPENFKPGRLGKDKKVLLEGYEQGKAAAGGIIREWNSHES, encoded by the coding sequence ATGGCCACAGATTATTCAAAGAACCACATTGGGAAAGATCGGCCATTTCCCCGAGCCTTGATCGTCGAAGGGGGAGCCATGCGGGGAGTCTTCGCTGCTGGTGTGTTGGACGGCTTCCTTGCAGAGGGGTTTAATCCTTTTGACTTGTGTTTGGGAGTTTCCGCCGGGGCGGCCAACTTGGCGGCCTTCCTGGCGGAAATGCCCGGCCGAAACCTCAAAGTCTTCACAGACTACTCGTTACGCCCCCAATTCATCAGCTTATTCCGCTTCCTCAAATGCGGCCACCTCATGGACCTGGACTGGCTGTGGGATATCACCATCAAGGAAGTCCGCCTGGACCTGAAAACCATCATGGCTTCCGGCAAGGAGTTCATCATCTGCCTCACGGACGTGAACACCGGCCGAGCCGTCTACAAAAGGCCCGGCATGGACGACCTGGAAGAAGCCCTGAAAGCCTCCAGCGCTTTGCCCATTCTGTATAGAGGATTTCCCCGGATCGACAACCGGGCTTGCGTGGACGGAGGCGTGGCCGATCCCATTCCCATCAGGCAGGCCTTGAAAATGGGCGCAAAAAAAATTATGGTCATCCGATCCAGGCCGAAAAGTTATTTTAAAAACGAAAAATTCTCGCAAAAAATTCTGTCGCGCCAATTAAAAAACTATCCGGCCCTGGCTCAGGCGGCGTCCCATAGAGTGCGGCGCTACAACGAATCTATAGAACTGATTCGCAAACCCCCAACGGGCGTTTGGATTCAGGAAATCTGCCCGCCGGAAAATTTCAAACCCGGCCGTTTGGGCAAAGACAAAAAAGTGCTCCTTGAAGGATACGAACAAGGCAAGGCCGCGGCCGGCGGCATAATCAGGGAATGGAATTCCCATGAAAGTTGA
- a CDS encoding acyl-[acyl-carrier-protein] thioesterase, translating to MKVELEKQTRFFELKADFSLRPRALVNYLQEVAAIHSEQVGFGAKDLINSGNAWVLHRIGVQIHRPPTLGEKLKVLTWHTGQKAFRAYRDFEILCGDEVLVSAKSFWLFIDLARKKIVRPPKHASETYTQEPGIDWDLSIDEWKPDQKAVPEHVCTIPTRPSDYDPLGHVNNAVYFDYLETLIASAFPQGGKIQSMVVQFSREIPRGVEAIQAGLWPQDEGYAFRIFSGDNIYSTGEFQLFS from the coding sequence ATGAAAGTTGAACTGGAAAAGCAAACCCGGTTTTTTGAGCTTAAGGCGGATTTTTCCCTGCGGCCCCGGGCCTTGGTGAACTATCTGCAAGAGGTTGCGGCCATCCATTCGGAGCAGGTGGGGTTCGGCGCCAAGGATCTGATCAATTCAGGAAACGCCTGGGTTCTGCATAGGATCGGCGTGCAAATCCACCGGCCTCCCACCCTGGGAGAAAAGCTGAAAGTGCTCACGTGGCATACGGGTCAAAAGGCCTTTAGGGCCTATCGCGATTTTGAAATTCTTTGCGGGGATGAGGTTTTAGTTTCGGCCAAGAGCTTTTGGCTGTTCATCGACCTGGCCCGGAAAAAAATCGTCCGCCCCCCAAAGCACGCCAGCGAAACCTACACCCAGGAGCCCGGCATTGACTGGGACCTGAGCATCGACGAATGGAAGCCCGACCAAAAAGCCGTTCCCGAGCACGTCTGCACCATCCCCACCCGGCCGTCCGACTACGATCCCCTGGGCCACGTCAACAACGCCGTGTACTTTGACTACCTGGAAACCCTCATCGCCTCGGCCTTTCCCCAGGGCGGCAAGATCCAAAGCATGGTCGTCCAATTTTCCCGGGAAATCCCCCGGGGCGTGGAAGCGATCCAGGCCGGCCTGTGGCCTCAGGATGAAGGGTACGCCTTCCGCATCTTCTCCGGCGACAACATCTACTCCACCGGAGAATTTCAGCTATTTTCCTAA
- a CDS encoding MOSC domain-containing protein encodes MKIVSIAYSKKKGTRKTCVQEALLIKEHGLENDAHAGPWHRQVSFLSAEAIDWAKDKGLDVGFGDFAENISTTGIDWKNAPIGSRFRLGKEAVVEITQIGKECHKKCAIYYQAGDCIMPREGVFARVLNGGSISVGDAVEQIDTV; translated from the coding sequence ATGAAAATAGTCTCTATTGCGTATAGCAAGAAAAAGGGAACCCGTAAGACCTGCGTGCAGGAAGCCCTCTTGATCAAAGAGCACGGGTTGGAGAATGACGCCCATGCAGGCCCTTGGCATCGGCAGGTGAGTTTTTTGTCGGCCGAGGCCATTGACTGGGCCAAGGATAAGGGCCTGGACGTGGGGTTTGGAGATTTCGCCGAGAACATTTCCACCACGGGCATAGACTGGAAAAATGCGCCAATAGGCTCACGATTCAGGCTGGGTAAAGAGGCCGTGGTGGAAATCACCCAGATCGGCAAGGAGTGCCACAAAAAATGCGCCATTTATTATCAGGCCGGGGACTGCATCATGCCCCGGGAGGGCGTGTTCGCCCGGGTTTTGAATGGGGGAAGCATTTCGGTAGGGGACGCTGTAGAACAGATTGATACTGTTTAA
- a CDS encoding helix-turn-helix domain-containing protein produces MDNEQFILLRKALKKTQTALADLLGVSVKAVHSYEQGWRKIPAHVERQMYFLISRKEKKGRKKACWAVSNCPPKVKRSCPAWEFQSGDMCWMIHGTQCQGHSSHDSKDVLGRCRECGVIKSLSPAFDDKGAGEGEPSK; encoded by the coding sequence ATGGACAATGAACAATTTATATTGTTGCGAAAAGCCCTGAAAAAAACCCAGACGGCCCTGGCGGATCTGTTGGGCGTGTCGGTGAAGGCCGTGCACAGTTATGAGCAGGGTTGGAGGAAGATCCCGGCCCATGTGGAAAGGCAGATGTATTTTTTAATTTCCCGCAAGGAAAAAAAAGGAAGAAAGAAGGCGTGTTGGGCTGTAAGCAACTGTCCGCCCAAGGTGAAAAGAAGTTGCCCGGCCTGGGAGTTTCAGTCCGGGGATATGTGCTGGATGATTCATGGCACCCAGTGCCAGGGGCATTCCTCGCACGATTCCAAGGATGTCCTGGGACGGTGCCGGGAATGCGGGGTGATCAAGTCCTTGTCGCCCGCGTTTGACGATAAAGGAGCGGGGGAAGGAGAACCGAGCAAATGA
- the nifU gene encoding Fe-S cluster assembly protein NifU: MWEYTGKVKDHFLNPRNVGVVENADGIGEVGSLACGDALKLSFKLGSDNKIEDVKFQTFGCASAIASSSVLTEMLKGMTLEEAEKVSNEDIAEALGGLPREKMHCSVMGRDALEKAISNFRGQEAKKADGQIVCDCFGVTDKEIHRVVKEHNLSSIEEVTNYVKAGGGCQKCHADIQEILDSYKGDVKPKPAPLTNIRKIQLIQETLEREVRPTLKQDGGDIELVDVDGDKVLVRLQGRCSSCQASQATLKGHVEAKLRELVVDTLVVEEV; this comes from the coding sequence ATGTGGGAATACACAGGAAAAGTTAAAGACCATTTCCTCAACCCCCGGAATGTGGGCGTTGTGGAAAATGCGGACGGCATCGGTGAAGTAGGCTCCCTGGCTTGCGGGGACGCACTCAAGCTCAGCTTCAAGCTGGGTTCCGACAATAAAATTGAAGACGTGAAGTTCCAGACCTTCGGATGCGCCAGCGCCATTGCCTCCTCGTCCGTACTCACGGAAATGCTTAAAGGCATGACTTTGGAAGAGGCGGAAAAGGTGAGCAACGAGGACATTGCCGAAGCCCTGGGCGGGCTGCCCCGGGAGAAAATGCACTGTTCGGTCATGGGCCGCGACGCCCTGGAAAAAGCCATTTCCAATTTCCGGGGGCAGGAGGCCAAAAAGGCGGACGGCCAGATTGTGTGCGATTGTTTTGGCGTGACCGACAAGGAAATCCACCGTGTGGTGAAAGAGCATAACCTATCCTCCATCGAGGAGGTCACCAATTACGTGAAGGCGGGAGGCGGCTGTCAGAAGTGCCACGCCGACATCCAGGAAATCCTGGACTCCTACAAGGGAGACGTTAAGCCCAAACCGGCTCCGTTGACTAACATCCGGAAGATCCAGCTTATTCAGGAGACCCTGGAGCGGGAAGTCCGCCCCACCCTGAAGCAGGACGGCGGAGACATCGAGCTGGTGGACGTGGACGGGGATAAGGTCCTTGTCAGGCTCCAGGGCCGTTGCTCCAGTTGCCAGGCTTCCCAGGCGACCCTGAAAGGCCACGTGGAGGCCAAATTGCGTGAACTGGTGGTTGATACCCTTGTGGTGGAGGAGGTTTAA
- the nifS gene encoding cysteine desulfurase NifS — MDTIYLDNNATTMTAPEVLQEMLPYFSELYGNPSSMHSFGGQVAEKIREARAKVAKLIGASPDEILFTSCGTESDSTAVMAALNAHPEKKHIVTTKVEHPAIKSLVEHLGTKGYRTTFVPVDAKGDLDLEFLFDSLDDDTAIVSIMWANNETGTIFPIEEIAAQVKKRGIVFHTDAVQAVGKIPLDMANSSVDMLSISGHKLHGPKGVGALYIRKGTKFSPMLIGGHQEKGRRAGTENTASIIGLGKAAELAAKNMAKENLQVAALRDRLEKGLLEKIPNARINGNPDSRLPNTTNISFEYVEGEAILLMMNELGICASSGSACTSGSLEPSHVLRAMGVPFTCAHGSIRFSLSIYNTQEEIDFVIEKLPPVIQRLRDMSPFWADRPQ, encoded by the coding sequence ATGGATACCATTTACCTGGATAACAACGCCACGACCATGACGGCGCCCGAAGTATTGCAGGAAATGCTGCCCTATTTTTCCGAGTTGTACGGAAACCCCTCCAGCATGCATTCCTTTGGAGGGCAGGTGGCGGAAAAAATCCGGGAGGCCAGGGCCAAAGTAGCTAAGTTGATCGGCGCCTCCCCCGACGAGATCCTTTTCACCAGTTGCGGGACGGAAAGCGACAGCACGGCCGTTATGGCGGCCCTGAACGCCCATCCGGAGAAAAAGCACATCGTCACCACCAAGGTGGAGCATCCGGCGATCAAAAGCCTGGTGGAGCACCTTGGGACCAAAGGTTACAGAACCACCTTCGTTCCGGTGGACGCCAAGGGAGACCTGGACCTGGAATTCCTGTTCGACAGCCTGGACGACGACACGGCCATTGTCAGCATCATGTGGGCCAATAACGAGACCGGGACCATATTCCCCATTGAGGAAATCGCGGCCCAGGTGAAAAAACGCGGCATTGTGTTTCATACGGACGCGGTGCAGGCGGTGGGCAAAATCCCCCTCGACATGGCCAATTCGTCGGTGGACATGCTGTCCATTTCCGGCCACAAGCTCCACGGCCCCAAAGGCGTGGGGGCGCTGTACATCCGCAAGGGAACCAAGTTTTCGCCCATGTTGATCGGCGGGCATCAGGAAAAGGGACGCCGTGCAGGCACGGAGAATACGGCATCCATCATCGGCCTGGGCAAGGCTGCGGAGCTGGCAGCCAAGAACATGGCCAAGGAAAACCTCCAGGTGGCGGCTTTGCGCGATCGCCTGGAAAAAGGACTGCTGGAAAAAATCCCCAACGCCAGGATCAACGGCAATCCGGACAGCCGCCTGCCCAACACCACGAACATCAGCTTTGAGTACGTGGAAGGCGAGGCCATTTTGCTGATGATGAACGAACTGGGCATTTGCGCATCCTCCGGCTCAGCCTGTACCTCCGGCTCCCTGGAGCCGTCCCATGTGCTGAGAGCCATGGGGGTTCCCTTTACCTGCGCCCACGGGTCCATCCGGTTTTCCCTGAGCATATACAACACTCAGGAGGAAATCGACTTTGTGATTGAAAAGCTGCCGCCTGTGATCCAGCGGCTGAGGGACATGTCCCCGTTCTGGGCCGACAGGCCCCAATAA
- the epsC gene encoding serine O-acetyltransferase EpsC → MKDDRKDQHTCRVGEELTAKYRKKLPGVVDKILDNCGKDSCISHVDYDPIPSTENLEEIIDKLREVVFPGYFSKERLDPVNLSFVLGRTVTVLFEMLSQQISNSIRHDCMRYDQECSDCGDRGFEAALALLDALPEIRDVLETDVQAAFDGDPAAQSHDEIIFSYPGLYAIFVYRIAHKLYEMGIPLMPRTMTEYAHGLTGIDIHPGAAIGGRFVIDHGTGVVIGETTEIGENVRIYQGVTLGALSLPKNAGEALRNKKRHPTIEDDVIIYSGATILGGETVIGKGSVVGGNVWLTESIPPGTRVIMEPPTLSYR, encoded by the coding sequence ATGAAAGACGACCGAAAAGACCAGCATACGTGCCGGGTCGGCGAGGAGTTGACCGCCAAGTACCGGAAAAAGCTGCCGGGCGTGGTGGACAAAATCCTGGATAACTGCGGCAAGGACTCGTGCATCTCCCACGTGGACTACGATCCCATTCCGTCCACGGAGAACCTGGAGGAGATCATCGACAAGCTGCGGGAGGTGGTGTTTCCCGGCTACTTCAGCAAAGAGCGCCTGGACCCGGTTAACCTGAGCTTTGTCCTGGGCAGGACCGTGACCGTGCTGTTTGAAATGCTTTCCCAGCAGATTTCAAACAGCATCCGACACGACTGCATGCGCTACGATCAGGAATGCAGCGATTGCGGGGATCGCGGCTTTGAAGCCGCCCTGGCTCTCCTGGACGCCCTGCCCGAAATCCGGGACGTCCTGGAGACCGACGTCCAGGCCGCCTTTGACGGGGACCCGGCGGCCCAGAGCCACGACGAGATTATTTTCAGCTATCCGGGGCTGTACGCCATATTTGTGTACCGGATAGCGCACAAGCTGTACGAAATGGGCATCCCCCTTATGCCCAGGACTATGACGGAGTACGCCCACGGCCTCACCGGGATAGACATCCATCCCGGGGCGGCCATAGGCGGCCGTTTCGTCATAGACCACGGAACCGGCGTGGTTATTGGGGAAACCACGGAAATCGGCGAGAACGTCCGCATATATCAGGGCGTGACCCTGGGGGCTTTGTCCCTGCCTAAAAACGCCGGGGAGGCTTTGCGGAACAAAAAACGCCACCCGACCATCGAGGACGATGTGATCATATACTCCGGGGCCACCATATTGGGCGGAGAAACCGTGATCGGCAAGGGCTCGGTCGTCGGCGGCAACGTGTGGCTGACGGAGTCCATACCGCCCGGAACCCGGGTGATTATGGAGCCGCCCACGCTCAGCTATCGTTAA